CATGATTGGCTAGCACAAGTGCCACCTGTTCCTTCCTTTGCCTGTCACTgacgtgtttgtttttgttccctcTTATCTCTTCTCCCTTTAGGAAACTGCCAGCTCAGTGTACCTTGTAATGGAGGTAAGGCTTACTGTGATGTTTGGCACTCTTTGCACAGTGCTGTATTGTCTTAGCTTTTTCAGGCAGCTCTGATGGGGCCTGGGCTATAATTAGCTGTATCCTCAGGCATCAAGAGAGGAGTAAGTTGTCGTCATTCAGCCTCAAAATGCCATTACtttatttgcttttgctgtGACTTGATTCCTTTTCACTAATTATTTTTGAATGGTCTTATTGCTTgacaaggctttttttttttttgctgtcagtCTAATTGCCTGAAACGACAGCTGTATGTTGATAATTCCTGCAAAGCACAGTGAGAATCGTTTATGAGACTAGCctcttattctgaaaaaaaaaaataaaatcctgttttGGTGTTTCCAAAACATGCATCATGATATTTTTTCAGATCCTTCCCATCCTTATTGTTATGCTAATGTGTTTTGCAAAGGCAATATAGTGTTAACATATTGTCAAATAAGTCCAAAAGCATCCTAATACACAACACAATTAGTAAAGTTTTTGGCAGCATTCTTGGTGGCAAGCAGAAGTGAACGTGTCAAGCAAGGCAACATGCAACAATGGTCAAAGGCATGAGATCTCAAATGGCAGAGTTCATATTCACAAGTCAAAATGTCATATAGTAATTCAAATTGAAATTTgatgaggaaaaacaatatTACGTATGTGAATAATTCTTGCAAGGAACAATTGATACATTTCTCTCACTTGTTCCTTTTATTGGGATCTTCATTGGTTCCTGGTTATCTCTGACTTGGCTGGCAGCCTTTTAGAGTTACACATGTGAGAACACACCTATCCCTCCCTGTGTTCATCCATACTAATGCTGGGAGTGAGGGCAGGGTTATAAACACTTCACTGTTCAGGAAAACAGTCATCTTGCTCTCTTGTCCCTTCAGAATCAGGGTGATATCACACATTTATTCACTATGGTTATGCATCAGCCCTGATTGTTACCTCTGTTCTCTAATGTTATTCCTCATTTTCTATTCACAGTACTGTAATGGGGGTGACCTTGCTGACTACTTACACTGTAAGTGCTACAATTTATCTACTAAATGCTCCCGCTGCTTAATGTAATTGATCAGAATGTCATATTTGTTGCTTGCTCCTTGTGAGTGCTGAAAATTAATCATGTAGGCTACCATAACCGCATTTGCCATGACACTATGGTTTATTATAGGTAGAAAAGAGTGCGTCTCAATCACTTTCTTCACTTTACTATTGGCTTTCTAACTTAGAAATACAAAatagtttcttgtgtttttactttgacCATAACCTTTATCCTTTAGGGAAAGACACTTTAGAGCAAGTTACAATAAActcaaaaaattcaaatatgGAAATGCCAGAAACAGCTAGTAAAGTCGTCTTAAATTCCAAAATCAACtctcaaaacaacaacaacaacaacaacaataataataataataatccctAGTAGAACTAGTTTAGACATCgagaaggaaggagaagaaggattTTCTTACCATTAGCTTCCAATGCCACAAAGATTTACCCTTTAGAACGTATGCCTTTAGGCAACCATTAAGGTCACAACtcacaagttttgtttttcaggcttcCTGCATGACCGTAGGAAGTAGCATTTTATCTAGATCCCTGAAGCCAGGAACAGTTCTGGTGATTCATGAACAGCTTTGGGATTCTTGGAGTACCTCAGGCTTATAATCGACTTAAATATACAGTGTAATAAAATCACAGAGAAACTTCCCGTATGGATTCTTCAGTCTTTATTTACAATGCATTCAGTATGCAAGATATGCATTATATGCAGAGAGGACCCCAactctgcttttctgtgctgACAAAGAATCCTATACTGCAATTCTGTCCTGCATTGCTATTTCTTATTAATTGCGAGGCTCTAAATAGGCAGTATATGTGAGTCATCTGATGTGGACATGTGTGTGACATTAAAATCATGGTGGGGAAATATGacatcagctgtgtttttcttgtttttctttctcgctgccatgtggagctgctaagcatattttcacagttaatgttggtgacaatgtgaacagtgacaataaaggattctattctattctattctattctaccCATTCACGGACCAGTAATGGTTCTATTTTCTAACTTTGTCTGCCAGGTTCCCAGACTCTAAATACAGGTTCAATTCCAATAATAGGCCTTGCTGTCCTGGTTTAAAAAAGTTTCACAAGTGGTTTTGGGTTCATTGCCCACTGTGGTCAATGAAGCAAACTTTTTTTCCTGGCTGAGCCTGGCTTTACAGAGGAGGTGGAGTCAGACAGAAATTCAAAACGAGAGGAACTTTAATGTGAAACCAGGCCACTGTTGTGAGATAAGGGAGATGATTGGAGGGTATATCAGACGAGATGTAGGAAGTGACAGTGAAGCAACGTCAGacataataaatatttgattttgtaatttttgatgtaaaatgaaatggTCTGGTTTAGGACAAATGGACTGACTCCAACGTTTTCTATGAAAGTGTGGGATTTTCCTCGAATTTAGGCCATATCTGTCTATATTCTCACCTAGATTAATCTGTATGTTCACATTCATTGTGACCTGTGAGAATTACATTGTATACAATATAGTATTCATTTaccttctgtttctctgcagccaaaGGAACTCTTAGTGAGGACACTATCCgggttttcctgcagcagattgCAGGGGCCATGAAGGTTCTGCAGGCCAAAGGCATAATCCACAGGGATCTCAAACCCCAGAATATTCTGCTCTCTTACCCACCTGGACGGAAGTCTCACTCTAACAACACGTGCATCAAGATCGGTAGGGCTGATGCAATGAGTAGGTGCAAACATGTAAGCTTGTAAATATTTGTACACGTGGTTACATCTGGACATGCATTGCATGTGTGAGTTCTTGGTTGCTGACTTAAAAATTCATTTGGATTAACAACCAAAAAAGAATTCCTCTTGCTGTAACCTGGTATAATCGTTTgacaaatatgggaaaaatgtataaaaagaaaaatacaaaatggtTTTAACATTTCAGATGTGAAACCAACACGTGGGCGCATATCACGATTTTATAGGAGAGCATCACAACACTTTACGGAAGCGAAAACTAATTGATTCTCATGGCGCTCCACCTTGAAATCCCTACGGCACAATAAAGCTCTGTACAGCCAGTTTTATTGCAGCGAAAGCTAATAATGATTTCCCCAAGGTAATTGCTTCAACTAAACTTGTTAGAGGAAATTTATTAGGTAATATAAGGAATTTTACCGAAGCTGTGTTTGGAATTTCCCTCTGGTAAACACTcatgtcaaatcaaatcttgAGTTTGACTCATTCCACCCAAAATGTTGACATTAGTGTATGAAAAGGTAATCACCATAAAAAATTTCATGACCAAGTATAtcaagtgagtgtgtgttgctcAGTTGTTTGGAAACTAATGCTAATCCTTGAGCCTATTagttcttttttcctccctccggTCAGAATTTGCTTCCCAGCGGGACTGAAGTCGGAGGCTTGTGTGAGTCCCAGTCACAGCAGAATGTTATAATCCTCATGTCTCTGGGAACACTTGCTCagacacacgtacacacacacactagtagCAAGGCAGGGATTACTGAATAAATACTGATATTAGGTAACCTATAGAGTTGGTTTTTTGAATTTTATATAATTGAGTATATTGTCACAGAGAGACATAATTCCCACGAAGAAACTGCATAGCAGttgtcttactttttttttctttactgtagATCCTCTTCTGTAGAGGATTCTGGAGAGAAATCTTCTAAAATACCAATGTTGTCAACAAGTACTTTCCTAAGCCTGTGTGATAAAGCTATATTGTCATGTGGGATATGGCGGTGAAGACTTGTTTCAGCCACTGCTGTTGGGTATAATAGTGCaaggttttgatttgtttttggacaTTCTCTTCAGTTAGCTATTGTTCTGAGTTTCTGCACATTGTCTGTATGAAAACACTGCAACATTTGCTTTTAGCAACAAATCTTTACGCAtctcctcttgtcttttttgtttttttgtcaccaACTTGCCTTAACAACCACCACTCCTGCAGCGGACTTTGGCTTTGCAAGGCACCTTCAGAACAACATGATGGCAGCAACACTCTGTGGGTCCCCAATGTACATGGTACGCTAAACTAGTAGTTGAAGTTGACAAACTTTGAACTACAAAGTAGGCTGATTATCTTATTCTTGTGTAACTAGATTGTATCAAAAGTGCTACAACCATGATAGAGAACATGAGAAGTGCTCAGAGTTGCTACAGAATGCTGAAAAAAGAGCAAGCAACAAtcaatatatatgtgtgtgtgtatatatatatatatagagagacaGGCTGACTTCAACTTCTAGACCTCTTCAGGCACATTTGTATTGTCAGGGGTCACATTTAGCAGCTAACACTTGATGTGCTGGAACCTAGCCCACCACAGCCTGAGGTGTACGTCACATAGCCTGTTGTGCTAAAGCTCTTTTTTCTCACTAGAATGCAAGGAACTAACAGCAGCATCTTGTAATGAACCTCATTCAGTAATAGATCCCACAAATgttgtattttgaaatattgaaaatgtttttaaaaaccacaTAACTGTTatggaaacattttctgtcaataTTGAGTTATCGTCCAGTCCCACATCAGTATTAGTCCACTCCTAATTGATGGTTAAACAGCTTGTATCATTATTCTCCAtgtgaaaacagcagagctCTTTTGATTTTACCACAACCATTAAACTGAATGTGTAAAACAAGGCTGCAATTgcctgaaattaaaataatgaaagcttAATTATCTCCTAAAATGTTCATTGAATCTTTCCACGAAAGGTTCACATTGAAAATTATGTCCTTTTGTTCCATATCAGGCACCTGAGGTCATTATGTCTCAAAACTATGATGCCAAGGCTGACTTGTGGAGTATAGGAACCATAGTGTTTCAGTGTCTGACAGGAAAGGCTCCTTTTCAGGTAAAGACCCTTCTTCAATGATTATGCATAGCTTATTGTTTCTGGGCACCATTACCCACAATGGTGCCCATTGTTTTGCACATTATTCCCTATTTATTACTTACTTCACACATTATATTCTGTATCTTCACTATCAAGTATGTActtcattttatgttatttcagTCTGATTATTAAAAACGATCAACTAGGCAGCCTCCTTTCTAGATAATGTGAGATGTGGACAGGAACCTGAAAATCAAAGGGTTTCTCCCTGACTGACTAACACTGAAAATTAGATGAAATGTGCAATTTATCTCTAAACAACCCCAGCAGCATTTGTGAAATTTCCAGAGTGACTTCATAGTCTTTTAAAACATGGCATCTATGATAAGGCAACATTTTgcactgtacatgtgtgtgtgaacttcACTGCACACAGTTGCATTGAAGATacttgcatgtttttgtttagtttttttttttccccacttgtCCTTTATCATTTTTGTCATCTTCAGGCTAGCAGTCCGCAGGACCTCCGGCTCTTCTAtgagaaaaacaagaatctTAGCCCGAAGTAAGgctcacagacagaaaatatctTTGATTTATACAAACAAATATCATGTTCATTATTTCTTTCTGCGCTTGTTTTCTACATATTAGACATTGCCTCATTTGCATAGTtacagtggggcaaaaaagtattttatcagccactgattgtgcaagttCTTCTACTTAGAAAAatgaggtctgtaattttcatcgTAGGTACACGTCAActatgagaaaaataaaataaataaataaataaaaaaaatcatccaggAATTCACATTGTAGGATCTTTAAAGATTTGTAAATTTTGgtggaaaataagtatttgGTCAATAACAAAAATTAATCTCAATACTTTGTAACATAACCTTTGTTGGCAATGACAGAGGTCAAACGTTTCCTTTAAGTCTTCACTAGGTTTGCACACACTGTAGCTGGTATTTTGGCCCATTCCTCCATGTAGCTCTCAGATCTGACACAGACTTTCAACTCCCTCCACAAGTTTTCTATGGGGTTGAGGTCTGGAGACTGGCTAGGCCACTCCAGGACCTTGAAAAGATTTTTACGTAGCCACTCCTTCGGTAGCTCTTGGCCATGGTTGAGTTTGGAGTCTGACTGTTTGAGGCTGTAGACAGCTGTCTTTTATACAGATAACGAGTTCAAACAGGTTCCATTAATACAGGTAAGGAGTGGAGGACAGAAGAGCTTCTTAAAGAAGAAGTTACAGGTCTGTGAGAGCCAGAAGTCTTGCTTTTTTAGTGTGACcaaatacttattttccaccataatttacaaataaattctttaaaaatcctacaatgtgattcctggattttttttttttccccattttgtctctcatagttgaagtgtacctatgatgaaaattacagacctctctcatctttctaagtaggagaacttgcacaatcagtggctgactaaatacttGTTTGCCCCACTGTACATCTTCCGagcaaaataattaatttcagttGGATCTCCTTCAGAAACTCTTTATTGTCTTACAGAATGTGTTTATGTCACAATGAATTCCAGTAAAGATTTTCTGTTTCAATTGATCACAGCAACCTATGGTGAGGTATTTTATATTTGGGAGATACAGTGTAgtagtatttctttttctgtaagaaaaacaaatggttcTGGTAGAAACATAAAGAGTAATTTAAGTGCTGATAAAAGTCTTGCTTCATCTCTTGCAACAGCTTTCTGTTGTATTGTGTGACCTTTAGAGTTTCCGTCAAGGTTGTTATTTTGGCAATACAGCAGCAGTCACTGATTATGTTTTTGGTTGCTTGCAGCATCCCAAGAGAAACTTCAAGCCATTTGAGGCACCTGTTGTTGGGTTTGTTGCAGCGAAACCACAAGGACCGCATGGACTTTGGTTAGTGAACATTGCATCAAGATGTTAGAATCAAATGAATAAGACAAACTGGTGTTGATGCAGACTTGCGTTCATTGGGTAAATTGGTACATTAGTCCATATTTTGAATGTTATTTAGTTATGTTTTTCCAGCAACATATGTGACAAGTCCTTCTGTAAATATGGTCTTTCATTTCACAGATTCAGATTATATTAGATAAAGTTAACAGTCAGTAAAATTTGGGCAGTGCATATGGGTGTGTGAGTATGCTGTCTGCTTTTAAGGTTATTGTGGTTGTATCTTGTCATGTTGTCACTACCTTCTACTAATTACTTCTCTTCTTGTGTTGTTAGATGAGTTTTTTTGTCATCCCTTCCTGGAGGCTAGCTCATCGATGAAAAAGAGTAAGACTAAATCATGCATTTCCAAAAAGAGCTTGTTGGGTTAATTGTCAGTAACAAAGGAGTTCATGATGCTTTAAATTACACACTTTTAATTTATGAATCTATAACGCCCAACACACTCAATGAAGCACCATGACCAAATAAGAATCacataacacacaacacataaatgcagtagttttgtttttgtttttttaagtatgTAAGTATTTAAGTAagtaagcattttttttttgtttcagtcacaCCTACTGTGACCATGACCTGCTTCCCAAGCTCTGCATCAGCCAGTTCTTGTAGCAGCTCTTCCACCTCTCATCTTGCCTCACCACCggtttgtgtttggtttttttatgcttctctctgtgtctttctctgtacCCGAATAATGAGTTCGTGTTTTCATCTGAAGCCAAAGAAACCTTTTGCTCATTCTTGTTTTGCTTATCTAATTCTGTCTCTCTCCGTGTCCCTTCAGCAGTCTCTTGCTGAGGTTCAGCATTTGCGTGCCAAGGCTCTGGCTTCTCCTACTCAGGAGACCACTGGTTTTCTCCTCAAGGATTCTTCTGGAGGGGGTGGCAGCAGCAAgaactcctcctcctgtgacaCAGATGATTTTGTAATGGTGCCGGCTCAGTTCATTAGTaagaaaatgcagtttttttatgGTATCTAGCTCTATAAGAGTATTCAAAGTCACTGTTGCAATTCATAGACTGATTTACATGTAGTTTTCACATCATCTTGTATATCTTGACATCCATCCTATCCATTTTATTCTTCCCATTTCTTAGAAGTAGTTTTTCATGTTGCAcattcttttttccctttttatttttttatttgcattttactttttatttttcttgtttcccAGCTGGTGAGCTGACGTGTGAGAGTAAAGTGCTGCAGGACAGCCTGATGAACAGTGggtaagaaaaaatataatgtaTTTGCGTGTCAGTCAACAGTATCAAGCAGATAAAAGGCATCAATTGACCTTCAGTGTTTACATATTCTGGACATATTCTGTGCTCCTATAAAAAAAGTGGCATGTCAAAAAAGTTCTGatggtgtgtttctgtttatgcTCTATGCTTTAATCAGCTCTCTTCTGGCTTCTGCTGGTCTATGTAGTCAAGCcaaaacacccccacactcACCTTCCTACAATGGGTCTCCAAGTCCTGTCAGGTAACAGCATGAAGCTGAATGTTTGGTTGTAGCCACACATGTGGTTCAGAGGTCTTTTACCAGATCTGGTAATGCTTAATGGGAACAGTCAGTATAGTCatataatgatgaaaaattacTGTTATTATGAGATAAATGTGTTTGAGATGCGTTGCATGTTGAAACTAGCTCAAATTTGAAATTATCATAAGATTTAAGGGTTTGCATGAACCTTACTTTTTGTGTTATGTATTGGTACCTTTACAAACAGTGTAATGTTTGAAACGTACAAAGACTGGATAAGCCTTGTGTGTTTCATCCTATATGATAAATGcgcacacaaaaagaaacaaactctCCCCTCCAGTCTAACGTTTCCTTTGGCACATTCTGATCTTCTCACTGTTGTTTGCAGGCCCAGTGAGTTCTCGGGAAGTAACTATGGTGGTAACTATGGAAACCATGGACAGTCATTGCCTATTCCAGTCCCCACTCAGGTCCAGAACTACCAGCGCATGGAGCAGAACCTCCATTCTACCAAACAGGATGGCTCACCACGGTCTGTATGGACACAGACATACAAGCCACACACGAATAAACAAGTTCCCACAAATACAAATTATTATATTACCATTGATATTTCTTAAATTGACCTTGACCTATACTAGGCTGTCAACACCAGTGCGTCGTTGCAGCAGTGGAAGCTCGTTGGGCTTTGTTCGGACTGGACCTTCTCCACCCCACGGGCAGGGGCctatcaccaccaccactcGCAGGCTCTCCTTAGGAGGTGGCAGAACTTTTCAGCTCTTGCCACAAGGTAGGTCAGAAACTAGTCTTCACTTTGTAAACCACTTTATTGGATGAGAGAGGTTTATTAAGACTACTTGATGAAAAGGTGGACTCGATTCATCGTTGAATACTTTCAATCATTCATATGGGGTAATATTAAGTTGTCCTTGGCTTTGAAATTACTGATTGAGAAAACTGCTTTCACTCGTGTCCTCTTTtcctcacactgacacagtTTCTTAGTCATCTGGGCATACATTCAAGGGCAGTGGGTTGTAAGGCAGGAATTGCAGGCTGTTGCTCAAGTTCCTGCTCTGCTATCTCTTGGGagatttgttcttttcttgTCCCAtctcatgttttcatttgtttgacgCCACGTCTTATTGATAAGAAAAAATGTAATGCGCTCCTCCTGTGTCCTGATCATTTGCAGTGCCACAGCCCACTGAAACCCGGCTGGCTCCTCAGCAACACCCACAGACAGCAGGACTGGGCACACGGCTCCACAGTGCCCCCTGTCTGTTGGAGTGTGTTAGTGGTGGTGGCAGGCAGAAGATCAGAAAGCAGCACTCAGACCCTCTGGTTGCCCCCTCATCAGGGCTGATGACTGTCCGCCCCTTACACTCTTCTCCCAGACTGAGTGAACTGATGCAGCGCAGCCCTCTTCCCACCATCCTGGGCTCCCCCTCAAGGGTAGGCTGAAtctagaaagaaagaaaaataagtgtGTTCAGTTCTCGCAACCCAGCAGTTTTAAACTAATGCCTAGtacccctctttctcttttctctctaaCCCAGACCATTCCCCCATTTGAATTCCCCAAGCCTCCGAGCTCTCCAAACCTTGTTACCTTCCTGACACAGCACGGTTTGGTCATTGGCTCTCCTGGCAGCAGGACTGCCCCAACAGAGCCCAGAGAGTCAGGACAACAAGCACCCGTGCAGGTCACCCAGCCTGCACACTGCATCCAGAGACTGAATGATGATTCCAAGAGCTTTGGAAGGTTTGATTctgctttttgctgttgttctctattatttgtgtttattctgctgATGCTGCACAAGCAGCAGAAATTGGTTTCCTTCTCAATCCagtttctctgtctgcaggtctcAGAGTGCTGGTCGTCTGTCTGACATGCTGCTAATGGCTGCATTCGGACCAGGTGGACCTCTGGGTGAACCTGACAGCACAGAGAACCTGACCTCTGAAAAAGCCATAGACATTACAGGTAGACATGTTATTTGACAATTAGTAAGCGTAATATACAGTTGgcatgtt
This sequence is a window from Echeneis naucrates chromosome 12, fEcheNa1.1, whole genome shotgun sequence. Protein-coding genes within it:
- the ulk1b gene encoding serine/threonine-protein kinase ULK1 isoform X2, whose amino-acid sequence is METVGKFEFSRKDLIGHGAFAVVFKGRNREKHDWEVAVKCINKKNLAKSQTLLGKEIKILKELKHENIVALLDFQETASSVYLVMEYCNGGDLADYLHSKGTLSEDTIRVFLQQIAGAMKVLQAKGIIHRDLKPQNILLSYPPGRKSHSNNTCIKIGRADAMTDFGFARHLQNNMMAATLCGSPMYMAPEVIMSQNYDAKADLWSIGTIVFQCLTGKAPFQASSPQDLRLFYEKNKNLSPNIPRETSSHLRHLLLGLLQRNHKDRMDFDEFFCHPFLEASSSMKKITPTVTMTCFPSSASASSCSSSSTSHLASPPSLAEVQHLRAKALASPTQETTGFLLKDSSGGGGSSKNSSSCDTDDFVMVPAQFITGELTCESKVLQDSLMNSGSLLASAGLCSQAKTPPHSPSYNGSPSPVRPSEFSGSNYGGNYGNHGQSLPIPVPTQVQNYQRMEQNLHSTKQDGSPRLSTPVRRCSSGSSLGFVRTGPSPPHGQGPITTTTRRLSLGGGRTFQLLPQVPQPTETRLAPQQHPQTAGLGTRLHSAPCLLECVSGGGRQKIRKQHSDPLVAPSSGLMTVRPLHSSPRLSELMQRSPLPTILGSPSRTIPPFEFPKPPSSPNLVTFLTQHGLVIGSPGSRTAPTEPRESGQQAPVQVTQPAHCIQRLNDDSKSFGRSQSAGRLSDMLLMAAFGPGGPLGEPDSTENLTSEKAIDITVPPSGGLSPASGPSSPAQVVFTVGSPPSGSTPPHTSRQRKYSGSFTSVSPTGSFTSRYLQTGTYLDGFEAPSSPRYSFADPITANMGGCVTFEVPELPEETLMEQEHTDMVQRLRFMLDFAHCLMEVAGACGAAVLGEKDVSHPNILQQQSLVADQISSLSREWSHAEQLVLYLKTAELLSTALHTAMERVKQGKLYPSATVKQVVRRLNELYKSSVAACRSLSTRLEHFFSRKHRLMDQITSITAERLLFSHTVQMVQAAALDEMFHQGEASVLRYHKALLLMEGLSLLLTEQDDILSVSKCKECIERRLTALQSGLCV
- the ulk1b gene encoding serine/threonine-protein kinase ULK1 isoform X1, coding for METVGKFEFSRKDLIGHGAFAVVFKGRNREKHDWEVAVKCINKKNLAKSQTLLGKEIKILKELKHENIVALLDFQETASSVYLVMEYCNGGDLADYLHSKGTLSEDTIRVFLQQIAGAMKVLQAKGIIHRDLKPQNILLSYPPGRKSHSNNTCIKIGRADAMTDFGFARHLQNNMMAATLCGSPMYMAPEVIMSQNYDAKADLWSIGTIVFQCLTGKAPFQASSPQDLRLFYEKNKNLSPNIPRETSSHLRHLLLGLLQRNHKDRMDFDEFFCHPFLEASSSMKKITPTVTMTCFPSSASASSCSSSSTSHLASPPQSLAEVQHLRAKALASPTQETTGFLLKDSSGGGGSSKNSSSCDTDDFVMVPAQFITGELTCESKVLQDSLMNSGSLLASAGLCSQAKTPPHSPSYNGSPSPVRPSEFSGSNYGGNYGNHGQSLPIPVPTQVQNYQRMEQNLHSTKQDGSPRLSTPVRRCSSGSSLGFVRTGPSPPHGQGPITTTTRRLSLGGGRTFQLLPQVPQPTETRLAPQQHPQTAGLGTRLHSAPCLLECVSGGGRQKIRKQHSDPLVAPSSGLMTVRPLHSSPRLSELMQRSPLPTILGSPSRTIPPFEFPKPPSSPNLVTFLTQHGLVIGSPGSRTAPTEPRESGQQAPVQVTQPAHCIQRLNDDSKSFGRSQSAGRLSDMLLMAAFGPGGPLGEPDSTENLTSEKAIDITVPPSGGLSPASGPSSPAQVVFTVGSPPSGSTPPHTSRQRKYSGSFTSVSPTGSFTSRYLQTGTYLDGFEAPSSPRYSFADPITANMGGCVTFEVPELPEETLMEQEHTDMVQRLRFMLDFAHCLMEVAGACGAAVLGEKDVSHPNILQQQSLVADQISSLSREWSHAEQLVLYLKTAELLSTALHTAMERVKQGKLYPSATVKQVVRRLNELYKSSVAACRSLSTRLEHFFSRKHRLMDQITSITAERLLFSHTVQMVQAAALDEMFHQGEASVLRYHKALLLMEGLSLLLTEQDDILSVSKCKECIERRLTALQSGLCV
- the ulk1b gene encoding serine/threonine-protein kinase ULK1 isoform X3 codes for the protein METVGKFEFSRKDLIGHGAFAVVFKGRNREKHDWEVAVKCINKKNLAKSQTLLGKEIKILKELKHENIVALLDFQETASSVYLVMEYCNGGDLADYLHSKGTLSEDTIRVFLQQIAGAMKVLQAKGIIHRDLKPQNILLSYPPGRKSHSNNTCIKIADFGFARHLQNNMMAATLCGSPMYMAPEVIMSQNYDAKADLWSIGTIVFQCLTGKAPFQASSPQDLRLFYEKNKNLSPNIPRETSSHLRHLLLGLLQRNHKDRMDFDEFFCHPFLEASSSMKKITPTVTMTCFPSSASASSCSSSSTSHLASPPQSLAEVQHLRAKALASPTQETTGFLLKDSSGGGGSSKNSSSCDTDDFVMVPAQFITGELTCESKVLQDSLMNSGSLLASAGLCSQAKTPPHSPSYNGSPSPVRPSEFSGSNYGGNYGNHGQSLPIPVPTQVQNYQRMEQNLHSTKQDGSPRLSTPVRRCSSGSSLGFVRTGPSPPHGQGPITTTTRRLSLGGGRTFQLLPQVPQPTETRLAPQQHPQTAGLGTRLHSAPCLLECVSGGGRQKIRKQHSDPLVAPSSGLMTVRPLHSSPRLSELMQRSPLPTILGSPSRTIPPFEFPKPPSSPNLVTFLTQHGLVIGSPGSRTAPTEPRESGQQAPVQVTQPAHCIQRLNDDSKSFGRSQSAGRLSDMLLMAAFGPGGPLGEPDSTENLTSEKAIDITVPPSGGLSPASGPSSPAQVVFTVGSPPSGSTPPHTSRQRKYSGSFTSVSPTGSFTSRYLQTGTYLDGFEAPSSPRYSFADPITANMGGCVTFEVPELPEETLMEQEHTDMVQRLRFMLDFAHCLMEVAGACGAAVLGEKDVSHPNILQQQSLVADQISSLSREWSHAEQLVLYLKTAELLSTALHTAMERVKQGKLYPSATVKQVVRRLNELYKSSVAACRSLSTRLEHFFSRKHRLMDQITSITAERLLFSHTVQMVQAAALDEMFHQGEASVLRYHKALLLMEGLSLLLTEQDDILSVSKCKECIERRLTALQSGLCV
- the ulk1b gene encoding serine/threonine-protein kinase ULK1 isoform X4, with translation METVGKFEFSRKDLIGHGAFAVVFKGRNREKHDWEVAVKCINKKNLAKSQTLLGKEIKILKELKHENIVALLDFQETASSVYLVMEYCNGGDLADYLHSKGTLSEDTIRVFLQQIAGAMKVLQAKGIIHRDLKPQNILLSYPPGRKSHSNNTCIKIADFGFARHLQNNMMAATLCGSPMYMAPEVIMSQNYDAKADLWSIGTIVFQCLTGKAPFQASSPQDLRLFYEKNKNLSPNIPRETSSHLRHLLLGLLQRNHKDRMDFDEFFCHPFLEASSSMKKITPTVTMTCFPSSASASSCSSSSTSHLASPPSLAEVQHLRAKALASPTQETTGFLLKDSSGGGGSSKNSSSCDTDDFVMVPAQFITGELTCESKVLQDSLMNSGSLLASAGLCSQAKTPPHSPSYNGSPSPVRPSEFSGSNYGGNYGNHGQSLPIPVPTQVQNYQRMEQNLHSTKQDGSPRLSTPVRRCSSGSSLGFVRTGPSPPHGQGPITTTTRRLSLGGGRTFQLLPQVPQPTETRLAPQQHPQTAGLGTRLHSAPCLLECVSGGGRQKIRKQHSDPLVAPSSGLMTVRPLHSSPRLSELMQRSPLPTILGSPSRTIPPFEFPKPPSSPNLVTFLTQHGLVIGSPGSRTAPTEPRESGQQAPVQVTQPAHCIQRLNDDSKSFGRSQSAGRLSDMLLMAAFGPGGPLGEPDSTENLTSEKAIDITVPPSGGLSPASGPSSPAQVVFTVGSPPSGSTPPHTSRQRKYSGSFTSVSPTGSFTSRYLQTGTYLDGFEAPSSPRYSFADPITANMGGCVTFEVPELPEETLMEQEHTDMVQRLRFMLDFAHCLMEVAGACGAAVLGEKDVSHPNILQQQSLVADQISSLSREWSHAEQLVLYLKTAELLSTALHTAMERVKQGKLYPSATVKQVVRRLNELYKSSVAACRSLSTRLEHFFSRKHRLMDQITSITAERLLFSHTVQMVQAAALDEMFHQGEASVLRYHKALLLMEGLSLLLTEQDDILSVSKCKECIERRLTALQSGLCV